From Bacteroidales bacterium:
TGATCCTGATACATCCACTTTAATAAATCAAATGGATATCTGCAATAACGGAGATCTTGTTTTTGGGGGTGGCATTTATAAGCCAAGTATTGGCAGCAAATTCCTGCTGATTAGAACTGATACAGCCGGAAATTTACTTTGGTTTAAAACATATAGTTACTCTAAGGCTACCATTAATGATGGGTATTCAGTCATTCAAACCTCTGACAGTGGTTTTGCCATCGGTGGATTTTGGTACATACCAGGAAGTTCGTCGGCAACGGGGGACCCGATAATTATTAAAACAGACAGTATGGGTAACCAGGAATGGATAAAAAATCTGGGGGGACCAATTGTTGATAATCGTGCTATGTTATGCAAAGCAAATGATGGAAATATTATAATGGGGACGACGATTGCAGATATCTTAATCGGAGGCACAAGCACCAAATCCAGAATTAATATTGTAAAACTTGACAATGAAGGTGATATTCTTTGGAATAAAAAATATGGGGAAAGTTCTATTTCAAACTATTTATCTACTATTAGAAGTTTAGACGATGGATCTGTTATTTGCACTGGTTCGGTTCGGTCAGAGATACCCTGGAATTCTGGCTGGATCCTGAAATTAAGTTCTGAAGGAGATAGTTTATGGTACAGGCAATATTACTTACTAAGCGGAGAATCGACGTATAATCGTTTACGTGATATTATTTCAACGAGTGATTCCGGATATCTGGCTTGTGGATATATATCTCCCATTTCACCGGACACGGGCATTCAGAGCGCCTGGGTCATCAAGCTCGACAGTATTGGCTGTGATTCGGCGGGGTGCGATACGACGGTGGGGATAACTGAGGAGCAGGGAAGCGGGGAAGCAGGGAAGCAGGGAGGGATGGAGATTTGGCCTAATCCGGCAAAAGAAATTGTCAATTGTCAATTGTCAATTGTCGATTCTCGAAGTAATTGTTCATTGATGATCTATGATATTTTCGGGCGAGAAGTTACGGCAAACCTGATCTCCTCCCCCCGGGTGGGGGGAGGCCGGGAGGGGGGCGCTGACGGCCGGGAGAAAGGCTGGCAGAGTTGGATAGTTGATGTTTCCTCCCTGCCGCCTGGGATTTACCTGGCGGTGGTTCGGGAAGGGCATATGATTGAAAGAAGTGCAAAGTTTATCATTGCAAGATAATTGAGATAATATTGATGGTAACTATAAAAATAACATCATGACCAATTCTACCGGCATGTTGAAAGCGTTCGCAAGAAATATCCTGATCGTTAATGATTCTCTTGATTATGCTGAACCCATTTACCTACCTCAACCTGGATTAAAATCAGGGAAAGCTAGGATTTGGCCTGAAAAAGGAGTTCAAGCTCAAAACTTCATGAAGATTTACCCTAATCCTGCAAAAAACCTTGTAATAATTGAAGTCAGGCTGAAAGAAATTCCCAATAATGCACAAGTTCAAATTATTAATTTAGAAGGAATCGTTTTAGATGAAATCGCTGTCAATCAGCGATATGACTATATTGTTATTCCATTATCTGAATTTAAATCAGGAACTTACTTATGCAAATTAAGTATTGGGAATAAAACTGTCGAAACAAAACAATTTATCATTTCCAGATTTTGATTTCTATTTTTTCCTATTTTAAACAATCCATCATTGATGTATAACACTATGAAGATTTTACCAATTATTATAAAAACCGTAGTACTGTTTGTATTTATTTTTTTTCTCTCTGATGCAAAAACACAAACTTTTAATTATTTTAATTACCGATATGATATCAGTGAGTATGAATTACAAGATGAAAGTTACGCGATTATTGAAACGGTGGATGGCTTTGTGCTGCCTGGCAATTCATTAGTGATAAACGCTAATATTTACTGGTGGGAGGAAAAACTGATTAAACTTGATCAACATGGAATTGTTCAATATATAAAAACATATGGGGAAGACTCCAT
This genomic window contains:
- a CDS encoding T9SS type A sorting domain-containing protein, whose amino-acid sequence is MGDPNTWSGASTLGEDENGYVIWGKTGVNIGLIKLNHNGEQIWYKTWGDSIASWYVGYPGSLASINNEHYLAGSKNYYSPIEYDVGLLMKLNSNWDTIWTKEFDMNMDADPDTSTLINQMDICNNGDLVFGGGIYKPSIGSKFLLIRTDTAGNLLWFKTYSYSKATINDGYSVIQTSDSGFAIGGFWYIPGSSSATGDPIIIKTDSMGNQEWIKNLGGPIVDNRAMLCKANDGNIIMGTTIADILIGGTSTKSRINIVKLDNEGDILWNKKYGESSISNYLSTIRSLDDGSVICTGSVRSEIPWNSGWILKLSSEGDSLWYRQYYLLSGESTYNRLRDIISTSDSGYLACGYISPISPDTGIQSAWVIKLDSIGCDSAGCDTTVGITEEQGSGEAGKQGGMEIWPNPAKEIVNCQLSIVDSRSNCSLMIYDIFGREVTANLISSPRVGGGREGGADGREKGWQSWIVDVSSLPPGIYLAVVREGHMIERSAKFIIAR
- a CDS encoding T9SS type A sorting domain-containing protein, with translation MTNSTGMLKAFARNILIVNDSLDYAEPIYLPQPGLKSGKARIWPEKGVQAQNFMKIYPNPAKNLVIIEVRLKEIPNNAQVQIINLEGIVLDEIAVNQRYDYIVIPLSEFKSGTYLCKLSIGNKTVETKQFIISRF